In one window of Palaemon carinicauda isolate YSFRI2023 chromosome 2, ASM3689809v2, whole genome shotgun sequence DNA:
- the LOC137616030 gene encoding streptococcal hemagglutinin-like, whose translation MSFNPTGHSVTTGNSVPIGHTGPTCHSAPTGHSVRTDYSTLRSHSVPTGHSALTGHSAPTGHSTSTGHSEPADPLVPTSHSVPTSNSVPTGHPVLTYHSMTTRNSDTTSHSAPTGHSALAGHSVPTGHSVPTYHSVSIGHSASTGHSPSTDHSAPTGHSTQTGHSDSTGHSTSTNHSVPTGLSTSTGHSVPIGHSASIGHSAPTGHSVPTDHSAHTGHSAPTGYSVPIGHSVTTGHLAVAGHSAPASHSVPTGHSAPTGYSALTGHSVPTGHSAPTGTSVPTGLSVPTCHSAPTGHSALTGHSVPTGLSAPTGNSVPTGHSALTGHSAPTGHSTSTGHSEPADPLVPTSQSVPTSNSVPTGHPVLTYHSMTTGNSDTTSHSAPTGHSALAGHSVPTGHSVPTYHSVSIGHSASTGHSPSTDHSAPTGHSTQTGHSDSTGHSTSTNHSVPTGLSTSTGHSVPIGHSASIGHSAPTGHSVPTVKCNSPVVSSSPLSPPISIDSRTSGVEKFGSWEGGQRTGEDARKGREDGRGKYDLLELSFSPYRLFSTNRLVSAYRSFGDNGAFSSNRSFSTNKPFSTYRSFSTNRLFSSDRSFRAHRSFSTNRYFSANSLSVLTCHSAPTGYSALTDHSVPTGPSAPTGNSVPTGHSKPADPLVPTSHSVPTSNSVPTGHPVLTYHSMTTGNSDTTSHSVPTGHSALAGHSVPTGHSVPTYHSASTGHSASTDHSTPTGHSTQTGHSDPTGHSTSTNHSVPTGLSTSTGHSVPIGHSASIGHSAPTGHSVPTDHSAHTGHSAPTGYSVPIGHSVTTGHLAVTGHSAPASHSVPTGHSAPTGYSALTGHSVPTGHSAPTGTSVPTGRSVPTCHSAHTGHSVLTGHSVPTGPSAPTGNSVPTGNSFLTGHPLPICHSAPTGHSAPTGYSVPLGDNRSFSINRPFSTNKQFITNRSFSPNMSFSTNRTFSSDRSFSAHRSFSTNRQFSANR comes from the exons ATGTCATTCAACCCAACTGGTCATTCAGTAACAACGGGTAATTCAGTGCCAATAGGTCATACAGGGCCGACATGTCATTCAGCACCAACAGGTCATTCAGTGCGGACAGATTACTCAACTCTGAGAAGTCATTCAGTGCCAACAGGTCATTCAGCACTGACAGGTCATTCAGCACCAACAGGTCATTCAACATCAACAGGTCATTCAGAGCCAGCAGATCCTTTAGTGCCTACAAGTCATTCAGTGCCAACAAGTAATTCAGTGCCAACAGGTCATCCTGTGCTAACATATCATTCAATGACAACACGCAATTCAGACACAACAAGTCATTCAGCGCCAACAGGTCATTCTGCACTAGCAGGTCATTCAGTGCCAACAGGTCATTCAGTGCCAACATATCATTCAGTATCAATAGGTCATTCAGCATCAACAGGTCATTCACCATCAACAGATCATTCAGCGCCTACAGGTCATTCAACACAAACAGGTCATTCAGATTCAACAGGTCATTCAACATCTACAAATCATTCAGTGCCAACAGGTCTTTCAACGTCAACGGGTCATTCAGTGCCCATAGGTCATTCAGCATCAATAGGTCATTCAGCACCAACAGGTCATTCAGTGCCTACAG ATCATTCAGCCCATACAGGTCATTCAGCACCAACAGGTTATTCAGTGCCTATAGGTCATTCGGTGACAACGGGGCATTTAGCAGTAGCAGGTCATTCAGCACCAGCAAGCCATTCAGTACCTACAGGTCATTCAGCACCAACAGGCTATTCAGCTCTGACAGGTCATTCCGTGCCCACAGGTCATTCAGCACCAACAGGTACTTCAGTGCCAACAG GTCTTTCAGTCCCAACATGTCATTCAGCACCAACAGGCCATTCAGCTCTGACAGGTCATTCAGTGCCCACAGGTCTTTCAGCACCAACAGGCAATTCAGTGCCAACAG GTCATTCAGCACTGACAGGTCATTCAGCACCAACAGGTCATTCAACATCAACAGGTCATTCAGAGCCAGCAGATCCTTTAGTGCCTACAAGTCAGTCAGTGCCAACAAGTAATTCAGTGCCGACAGGTCATCCTGTGCTAACATATCATTCAATGACAACAGGCAATTCAGACACAACAAGTCATTCAGCGCCAACAGGTCATTCAGCACTAGCAGGTCATTCAGTGCCAACAGGTCATTCAGTGCCAACATATCATTCAGTATCAATAGGTCATTCAGCATCAACAGGTCATTCACCATCAACAGATCATTCAGCGCCTACAGGTCATTCAACACAAACAGGTCATTCAGATTCAACAGGTCATTCAACATCTACAAATCATTCAGTGCCAACAGGTCTTTCAACGTCAACGGGTCATTCAGTGCCCATAGGTCATTCAGCATCAATAGGTCATTCAGCACCAACAGGTCATTCAGTGCCTACAG tcaaatgcaatagtcctgtcgtctcaagttcccctctgtcacccccaatatctatagattccagaacttcaggtgtagaaaagtttggtaGTTGGGAGGGAGGACAGCGAACgggggaggacgccaggaaggggcgggaggacgggcgggggaagtacgacttgttagagct ATCATTCAGCCCATACAGGTTATTCAGCACCAACAGGTTAGTCAGTGCCTATAGGTCATTCGGTGACAACGGGGCATTTAGCAGTAACAGGTCATTCAGCACCAACAAGCCATTCAGTACCTACAGGTCATTCAGCACCAACAGGCTATTCAGCTCTGACAGGTCATTTCGTGCCCACAGGTCATTCAGCACCAACAGGTACTTCAGTGCCAACAG TCTTTCAGTCCTAACATGTCATTCAGCACCAACAGGTTATTCAGCTCTGACAGATCATTCAGTGCCCACAGGTCCTTCAGCACCAACAGGCAATTCAGTGCCAACAG GTCATTCAAAGCCAGCAGATCCTTTAGTGCCTACAAGTCATTCAGTGCCAACAAGTAATTCAGTGCCGACAGGTCATCCTGTGCTAACATATCATTCAATGACAACAGGCAATTCAGACACAACAAGTCATTCAGTGCCAACAGGTCATTCAGCACTAGCAGGTCATTCAGTGCCAACAGGTCATTCAGTGCCAACATATCATTCAGCATCAACAGGTCATTCAGCATCAACAGATCATTCAACACCTACAGGTCATTCAACACAAACAGGTCATTCAGATCCAACAGGTCATTCAACATCTACAAATCATTCAGTGCCAACAGGTCTTTCAACGTCAACAGGTCATTCAGTGCCCATAGGTCATTCAGCATCAATAGGTCATTCAGCACCAACAGGTCATTCAGTGCCTACAG ATCATTCAGCCCATACAGGTCATTCAGCACCAACAGGTTATTCAGTGCCTATAGGTCATTCGGTGACAACGGGGCATTTAGCAGTAACAGGTCATTCAGCACCAGCAAGCCATTCAGTACCTACAGGTCATTCAGCACCAACAGGCTATTCAGCTCTGACTGGTCATTCCGTGCCCACAGGTCATTCAGCACCAACAGGTACTTCAGTGCCAACAG GTCGTTCAGTCCCAACATGTCATTCAGCACATACAGGCCATTCAGTTCTGACAGGTCATTCAGTGCCCACAGGTCCTTCAGCACCAACAGGCAATTCAGTGCCAACAGGTAATTCATTCCTAACAGGCCATCCATTGCCAATATGTCATTCAGCACCAACAGGTCATTCAGCACCAACAGGTTATTCAGTCCCTTTAGGTGACAACAGGTCATTCAGCATTAACAGGCCATTCAGCACCAATAAGCAATTCATTACCAACAGGTCTTTCAGTCCCAACATGTCATTCAGCACCAACAGGACATTCAGCTCTGACAGGTCATTCAGTGCCCACAGGTCCTTCAGCACCAACAGGCAATTCAGTGCCAACAGGTAA
- the LOC137616019 gene encoding anti-sigma-I factor RsgI2-like, producing MILVHLAAYYTDREFIVIIHVEKLLNVKDERRYHSAHTGHSAPTGYSVPIGHSVTTGHLAVTGHSAPASHSVPTGHSAPTSYSALTGHSVPTGHSAPTGTSVPTGRSVPTCHSAPTGHSVLTGHSVPTGPSAPTGNSVPTGNSFLTGHPLPICHSAPTGHSAPTDYSVPLDDNRPFSINRPFSTNKQFITNRSFSPNMSFSTNRTFSSDRSFSAHRSFSTNRQFSANR from the exons ATGATTTTGGTTCATTTGGCTGCGTATTATACAGACCGAGAGTTTATTGTGATAATTCACGTCGAGAAACTATTGAACGTGAAGGACGAAAGAAGAT ATCATTCAGCCCATACAGGTCATTCAGCACCAACAGGTTATTCAGTGCCTATAGGTCATTCGGTGACAACGGGGCATTTAGCAGTAACAGGTCATTCAGCACCAGCAAGCCATTCAGTACCTACAGGTCATTCAGCACCAACAAGCTATTCAGCTCTGACTGGTCATTCCGTGCCCACAGGTCATTCAGCACCAACAGGTACTTCAGTGCCAACAG GTCGTTCAGTCCCAACATGTCATTCAGCACCAACAGGCCATTCAGTTCTGACAGGTCATTCAGTGCCCACAGGTCCTTCAGCACCAACAGGCAATTCAGTGCCAACAGGTAATTCATTCCTAACAGGTCATCCATTGCCAATATGTCATTCAGCACCAACAGGTCATTCAGCACCAACAGATTATTCAGTCCCTTTAGATGACAATAGGCCATTCAGCATTAACAGGCCATTCAGCACCAATAAGCAATTCATTACCAACAGGTCTTTCAGTCCCAACATGTCATTCAGCACCAACAGGACATTCAGCTCTGACAGGTCATTCAGTGCCCACAGGTCCTTCAGCACCAACAGGCAATTCAGTGCCAACAGGTAA